The Desulfomicrobium apsheronum genome has a window encoding:
- a CDS encoding peroxiredoxin: MEESKSGLPLLGDPFPELRVQTTHGPMKLPEDLKGKWFVFFSHPADFTPVCTTEFVAFQKRFEEFEALDCKLVGMSVDQVFSHIKWVQWIKSELNVEIKFPIVAANDVVAMKLGMLHPGKGSNTVRAVFIVDPEGKVRLIMYYPQEIGRNMDEIVRVVKALQISDKQGAIAAGWPHNELIGDRVIIPPATNEKDAAKRLKENECYDWWFCHKALEK; encoded by the coding sequence ATGGAAGAATCAAAATCAGGCCTGCCGTTGTTGGGTGATCCGTTTCCTGAATTGAGGGTTCAAACAACGCATGGCCCAATGAAACTGCCCGAGGACCTGAAAGGCAAATGGTTTGTGTTTTTCAGTCATCCCGCTGATTTCACACCTGTTTGCACGACTGAGTTTGTTGCCTTTCAGAAGAGGTTCGAGGAATTTGAAGCTCTTGACTGCAAGCTTGTCGGGATGTCGGTCGATCAAGTCTTTTCCCACATCAAATGGGTCCAGTGGATTAAATCCGAATTGAACGTGGAGATTAAATTTCCAATTGTAGCGGCCAATGACGTCGTGGCCATGAAGCTCGGCATGCTGCATCCCGGCAAGGGTAGCAATACTGTACGGGCCGTATTTATTGTTGATCCGGAAGGAAAGGTCCGCTTGATCATGTACTATCCGCAAGAAATAGGGCGGAACATGGATGAGATTGTCCGCGTCGTGAAAGCTCTGCAAATATCTGACAAGCAGGGCGCGATAGCAGCTGGATGGCCACATAATGAACTCATCGGCGATCGCGTTATCATACCTCCTGCCACTAATGAAAAAGACGCGGCTAAACGACTCAAGGAAAATGAATGCTATGACTGGTGGTTTTGCCACAAGGCATTGGAGAAATAG
- a CDS encoding phosphate ABC transporter ATP-binding protein, whose protein sequence is MEKLTPLFTLRDVGVALNGKQILSALDLEIMKNRATFVMGRSGAGKTTLLRVFNRLNDCFPGCTTTGEVQLHRDHGVVRPYSGEIPLPELRRLVGMVFQHPNVLPMSIRNNIVMPLATVHGVNRADAMDAASQALKEAQLWDEVRDRLDTDARTLSGGQQQRLCLARTLAMKPSVLLLDEPTSSLDHKAAKGIEELLETLKGRYTLVVVSHSLDFALRLADDIIVLREGQTYRHLLPQAIKGESGTILAELEAMY, encoded by the coding sequence ATGGAAAAACTGACGCCCCTCTTCACTTTGCGCGACGTAGGCGTGGCCCTGAACGGCAAGCAGATCCTGTCCGCCCTGGATCTTGAGATCATGAAAAACCGGGCCACATTTGTCATGGGCCGCTCCGGGGCGGGCAAGACGACCCTTTTGCGCGTCTTCAACCGCCTGAACGACTGTTTCCCCGGCTGCACCACCACCGGAGAGGTCCAGCTCCACCGCGACCACGGAGTCGTGCGCCCCTACTCGGGTGAAATTCCCCTGCCCGAACTGCGTCGATTGGTCGGCATGGTCTTCCAGCACCCCAACGTCCTGCCCATGAGCATCAGGAACAATATCGTCATGCCGCTGGCCACCGTACACGGAGTCAACCGCGCGGACGCCATGGACGCGGCCAGTCAGGCGCTCAAGGAGGCACAACTCTGGGACGAAGTGCGCGACCGCCTGGACACCGATGCCCGCACCCTCTCAGGCGGGCAGCAGCAACGGCTGTGCCTGGCCCGCACCCTGGCCATGAAGCCCAGTGTCCTGCTTCTGGACGAACCGACCTCATCCCTGGACCACAAGGCCGCCAAGGGCATCGAGGAGCTGCTTGAAACCTTGAAGGGACGCTACACCCTGGTCGTGGTCTCGCACAGCCTGGATTTCGCGCTGCGACTGGCCGACGACATCATCGTGCTGCGCGAGGGCCAAACGTACCGCCATCTCCTGCCCCAGGCGATCAAGGGGGAAAGCGGAACAATTCTGGCGGAACTGGAAGCCATGTACTGA